One stretch of Muribaculum intestinale DNA includes these proteins:
- a CDS encoding heavy metal translocating P-type ATPase produces MDKSRHNYSGNFELRGMSCASCAARIERTLKKQPGVNEVAVNYAAATAKVYWDSALTDAESLCRAVQDAGYEMLVARDVADSSDDAARLHYLALRRKMAWAIALSLPVVVIGMGFMHWIPGQWISFVLSSIVLFGMGGQFYVSAFRQLRHRSCNMDTLVALSTGIAWAFSASNLFFPQFWLDHGIEPHVYFEAASVIIAFILIGRTLEARAKEGTTSAIRKLMGLRPKSVVRINSDGVGEEVSIEAIVSGDILMVRSGERIPADGSVISGHSFVDESMLSGEPVPVEKDIDSKLYAGTINGNGTLQFRADTVGADTLLSKIIRMVQDAQGSKPPVQKLVDKIASYFVPVIIILAVISFLIWLFACGSGALIHGVLALVTVLIIACPCALGLATPTAIMVGVGRAATNGILIKDARAIEAAPTIDTVVLDKTGTITQGHPEIKHIEWTESAPSDAADILASMERMSDHPIAIAIANGLPAAHRVDISGFENMPGHGLKGCIKGNIWFVGNKRLLLRHDIVIPAGLMAHAESLEADASTVIWVACGPSVIGLVAVSDPIRTTSFDAISNMKQMGLDVWLLTGDNEATAAAVAKIAGVSNWRASMLPQDKAEFVDMLQRRYNRKVAMVGDGINDSAALATATLGIAMGQGSDIAMDVAGITIISSDLRRIPIAIGLSKLTLRTIRQNLFWAFIYNVIAIPVAAGVLYPLCGFLMNPMIAGAAMAFSSVSVVANSLLLNRRRITLPIVQLPLRPIEESDLTPKPNIIMKKEYKVSGMMCGHCRAHVEKALNSISGVKATVTLEPPVATVQFADGELPLDVLQSGVNDKAGEYQLSE; encoded by the coding sequence ATGGATAAATCTCGACATAATTATTCCGGAAACTTTGAACTTAGAGGTATGAGTTGTGCCTCATGTGCCGCACGTATCGAGCGTACTTTAAAAAAACAACCCGGTGTCAATGAGGTAGCCGTCAACTATGCGGCAGCCACTGCAAAGGTTTATTGGGATTCTGCTCTGACCGACGCTGAATCTTTATGTAGGGCTGTGCAGGATGCCGGATATGAAATGTTGGTCGCGCGTGATGTGGCTGATTCCAGCGATGACGCTGCGCGATTGCATTATCTGGCGCTACGGCGTAAGATGGCGTGGGCTATAGCGCTGTCATTGCCGGTTGTGGTTATTGGCATGGGATTCATGCACTGGATTCCGGGACAGTGGATTTCGTTCGTGCTTTCGTCAATAGTACTGTTCGGTATGGGAGGGCAGTTCTATGTCAGCGCATTCCGACAGTTGCGTCACCGCTCATGCAACATGGATACACTTGTAGCTCTTTCAACAGGCATAGCGTGGGCATTTAGTGCGTCTAACCTGTTTTTTCCTCAGTTTTGGCTTGACCACGGGATAGAGCCTCATGTCTATTTCGAAGCTGCTTCTGTGATAATTGCATTCATATTGATTGGACGCACTCTGGAGGCCCGTGCAAAAGAGGGTACGACATCCGCTATCCGGAAACTGATGGGCTTGCGCCCGAAATCTGTTGTCAGAATAAATTCCGATGGAGTGGGTGAAGAAGTTTCTATAGAAGCTATAGTCTCAGGAGATATACTTATGGTTAGGTCCGGCGAGCGTATCCCTGCCGACGGGAGTGTTATTTCCGGACATTCCTTTGTCGATGAAAGTATGCTGAGCGGCGAACCGGTGCCTGTTGAGAAGGATATTGATTCAAAACTGTATGCCGGCACTATTAATGGCAATGGGACTTTGCAATTCAGAGCCGATACCGTCGGAGCCGATACCTTGCTCTCTAAAATTATACGAATGGTGCAGGATGCGCAGGGTTCAAAACCTCCAGTCCAAAAACTTGTCGACAAGATTGCCTCATATTTTGTGCCGGTGATTATAATATTGGCTGTAATCTCATTTTTAATATGGCTGTTTGCCTGTGGCTCAGGCGCTCTCATTCATGGCGTTCTGGCTTTAGTTACGGTGCTTATTATTGCATGTCCTTGCGCGCTCGGGCTTGCTACGCCAACTGCAATTATGGTCGGTGTCGGACGTGCAGCCACTAATGGAATACTGATAAAAGATGCCCGCGCTATTGAGGCTGCCCCGACAATTGACACGGTAGTCCTTGATAAGACCGGGACGATAACTCAGGGACATCCTGAGATTAAACATATTGAATGGACTGAATCGGCACCATCTGATGCGGCTGATATACTTGCTTCAATGGAGCGAATGTCTGATCATCCTATAGCTATTGCTATAGCCAACGGACTGCCGGCGGCCCATCGAGTAGATATCTCCGGTTTTGAAAATATGCCCGGGCATGGATTAAAAGGATGTATTAAGGGCAATATATGGTTTGTTGGAAATAAGCGGCTGCTTCTGCGACATGATATTGTAATCCCTGCGGGCCTTATGGCTCATGCTGAGTCGCTTGAAGCAGATGCGTCTACAGTAATCTGGGTGGCATGCGGCCCTTCAGTCATAGGCCTTGTGGCTGTAAGCGATCCGATTCGTACGACTTCATTCGATGCGATTTCCAATATGAAGCAAATGGGGCTTGACGTATGGCTTCTGACCGGAGACAATGAAGCGACTGCTGCTGCCGTAGCTAAGATAGCCGGTGTATCAAACTGGCGTGCGTCTATGTTGCCTCAGGATAAAGCTGAATTTGTAGACATGTTGCAGCGTAGATATAACCGCAAAGTTGCAATGGTGGGCGACGGAATTAACGACAGCGCGGCTTTGGCTACCGCCACTCTTGGCATTGCCATGGGACAGGGGAGTGACATTGCAATGGATGTCGCAGGAATTACCATCATATCATCAGATTTACGCCGTATACCGATTGCCATCGGGCTTTCAAAACTGACTTTGCGGACAATCCGTCAGAATCTTTTTTGGGCGTTTATTTACAATGTGATAGCAATTCCTGTAGCAGCCGGTGTGCTTTATCCGCTGTGCGGATTCTTAATGAATCCTATGATAGCAGGTGCTGCGATGGCATTCAGTAGTGTAAGTGTTGTCGCTAATTCTTTGCTGTTGAACCGCAGGCGTATAACATTGCCTATTGTGCAGCTTCCTTTGCGACCTATAGAAGAATCCGATTTAACTCCAAAACCCAATATAATAATGAAGAAAGAATACAAAGTATCCGGAATGATGTGCGGACACTGCCGTGCTCATGTAGAGAAAGCGTTGAATTCCATTTCAGGTGTTAAGGCAACGGTAACACTTGAGCCTCCCGTCGCAACAGTCCAATTTGCCGATGGCGAATTGCCATTGGATGTTCTTCAGTCGGGTGTAAACGATAAGGCCGGAGAATATCAATTGAGCGAATAA